The Granulicella sibirica genome has a segment encoding these proteins:
- a CDS encoding DUF5597 domain-containing protein has protein sequence MKFARFGCAAAVLLSFWSIAAASQEMPRLEKRDGRYALVVDGKPFLVLGAQINNSSSWASTLPDVWPALHDLHVNTVEAPVYWELMEPEPGKFDFSNVDLLVNQARENQMHLVVLWFGTWKNGQNHYVPEWIKTDPKKYPREETAYGKLLDVMSPHSTTTMEADKHAFAMLMRHLNEIDGDRHTVIMIQVENESGSVGSVRDFSPAAQKLFVGNVPASFAGALHKKDGTWSQVFGADADESFAAYAAAHYIGEIAAAGKAEYPLPMYCNVWVTYPVHALENRDRASAGQEYPSGGPQQQNIDIWKAAAPAIDVLAPDFYSDDVSFFRSVVSAYHRPDNPLFVPETGRTKNFGRYFFYALGHGAIGFSPFGVDYTSWSTTKHEMPDYLSENYALVGPIQQQIAQWNLDGKLQTAIEEPGTQRQTLKFGDVDAIISFGYPQHDGQMPPGTTDTHGRVLVAQTGPLEFVVTGVDASVSFHFASDYSTAHNEQLEILTAEEGRYENGTWTRTRIWNGDQTDRGLNFHSGTHQLVRIRFHALPLTDTEIKK, from the coding sequence TTGAAATTCGCCCGTTTTGGCTGTGCCGCAGCGGTTCTGCTTTCGTTCTGGTCGATCGCGGCCGCCTCACAGGAGATGCCGCGGCTGGAAAAACGCGATGGCCGGTATGCGCTTGTCGTCGACGGTAAACCTTTCCTCGTACTCGGCGCGCAGATCAACAATTCAAGCTCCTGGGCGTCCACGCTGCCCGACGTCTGGCCCGCGCTTCACGATCTGCATGTGAACACGGTTGAAGCCCCCGTGTACTGGGAGTTGATGGAACCCGAGCCGGGCAAGTTCGACTTTTCGAACGTCGATCTGCTGGTCAATCAGGCGCGCGAGAACCAGATGCATCTCGTTGTGTTGTGGTTCGGGACGTGGAAGAACGGACAGAATCACTATGTTCCGGAGTGGATCAAGACCGATCCGAAGAAGTATCCGCGCGAGGAAACGGCTTACGGGAAGCTGCTCGATGTCATGTCACCGCACTCGACGACAACCATGGAAGCGGACAAGCACGCCTTCGCAATGCTGATGCGCCACCTGAATGAGATCGATGGGGACCGGCACACGGTCATCATGATCCAGGTCGAGAATGAGTCCGGTTCGGTCGGATCGGTACGCGACTTTTCGCCAGCGGCCCAGAAGCTTTTCGTTGGGAATGTGCCCGCGTCCTTCGCCGGCGCGCTCCATAAGAAGGACGGCACGTGGTCGCAGGTATTCGGTGCGGATGCGGATGAGAGCTTCGCTGCATATGCGGCTGCTCACTACATCGGCGAGATAGCGGCGGCGGGCAAGGCTGAATATCCTTTGCCGATGTATTGCAATGTCTGGGTCACGTATCCGGTTCATGCGCTCGAGAATCGCGACCGCGCGAGTGCAGGGCAGGAGTATCCGAGCGGCGGACCTCAGCAGCAGAATATCGACATCTGGAAAGCTGCCGCGCCCGCGATCGATGTGCTTGCGCCTGACTTTTACTCAGACGATGTCTCCTTCTTTCGGAGCGTAGTCTCGGCCTACCATCGCCCGGACAACCCGCTCTTCGTCCCCGAAACGGGGAGGACAAAGAACTTCGGCCGGTACTTCTTCTATGCGCTCGGACATGGAGCCATCGGCTTCTCGCCCTTTGGCGTGGACTACACGAGTTGGTCTACAACGAAGCACGAGATGCCCGACTATCTCTCCGAGAACTATGCGCTGGTCGGTCCGATCCAGCAGCAGATCGCGCAATGGAACCTTGATGGCAAGCTTCAGACCGCGATCGAAGAGCCGGGCACGCAGCGGCAGACGCTGAAGTTCGGCGACGTCGATGCCATCATCTCGTTCGGCTATCCGCAGCACGATGGCCAGATGCCTCCGGGAACGACGGACACGCATGGGCGCGTGCTGGTCGCGCAGACCGGACCGCTCGAGTTCGTCGTGACGGGCGTTGATGCCAGTGTGAGCTTTCACTTCGCCAGCGATTACAGCACGGCGCACAATGAGCAGCTCGAGATCCTGACTGCGGAAGAGGGTCGATACGAGAACGGGACCTGGACGAGGACGCGCATCTGGAACGGGGATCAGACCGATCGCGGCCTGAACTTCCATTCGGGAACTCATCAACTGGTTCGGATTCGCTTCCATGCGTTACCCTTGACCGACACCGAGATCAAGAAGTAA
- a CDS encoding LacI family DNA-binding transcriptional regulator, with protein sequence MNIKAVASRANVSTATVSRTINGSAKVSPETAARVHLAIGALNFFPNTNARALGSGRSNLLGLIISEITNPFFPELVKAFEDIAVGSGKEILIANTNYDPERTMKCVTRMLERKVDGVAIMTSEMDDHLIEFFRKKHIPVVFLDTGEPAPGISCVHIDYSAGVEMAMSHLVKLGHKRIAFISGPLSLTSARTRYRAFADSSARDHLQANPDLVQEGNHRPDGGYKAMCRILDSKTMPTAVLTSNDLTAIGALGAIAERGLRVPQDISIIGFDDIQLSAYTTPALTTVRLPHTSIAEAAIHSLLKTQGAAGQKPTAGEQHFISPTFVERKSTGPVPQVKKLRSPKLSRPVPQVS encoded by the coding sequence ATGAACATCAAAGCCGTCGCGAGCCGGGCGAATGTCTCCACCGCAACCGTCTCCCGCACGATCAACGGTTCCGCGAAGGTCAGCCCCGAGACAGCGGCCCGCGTTCACTTAGCGATTGGTGCTCTGAACTTCTTTCCAAATACCAACGCCCGTGCGCTCGGTTCGGGCCGAAGCAATCTCCTTGGGCTCATCATCTCCGAGATCACGAATCCGTTTTTCCCCGAACTGGTTAAGGCGTTCGAGGACATCGCCGTCGGCAGCGGCAAAGAGATCCTGATCGCCAACACGAATTACGATCCGGAACGAACCATGAAGTGCGTCACCCGCATGCTCGAACGCAAGGTCGACGGCGTGGCCATCATGACCTCCGAGATGGACGATCATCTGATCGAGTTCTTCCGGAAGAAGCACATTCCGGTCGTCTTCCTCGACACCGGCGAGCCTGCTCCGGGCATCAGCTGCGTCCATATCGATTACTCGGCGGGCGTCGAGATGGCCATGAGCCATCTGGTCAAACTCGGGCACAAACGGATCGCCTTCATCAGCGGGCCGCTCAGCCTCACATCCGCCCGGACGCGTTACCGGGCTTTTGCCGACAGCAGCGCCCGCGACCACCTGCAGGCGAACCCGGATCTGGTGCAGGAGGGCAATCATCGCCCGGACGGTGGCTACAAGGCGATGTGCCGGATACTCGACTCGAAGACCATGCCGACAGCTGTGCTGACCTCAAACGATCTCACCGCGATTGGCGCGCTCGGAGCCATCGCCGAGCGAGGGCTGCGCGTGCCGCAGGATATCTCCATCATCGGCTTTGACGATATCCAGCTCAGCGCCTACACCACCCCGGCGCTGACGACCGTCCGGCTCCCACATACCAGCATCGCGGAAGCAGCGATTCATTCGCTCCTCAAGACGCAGGGGGCGGCGGGACAGAAGCCTACAGCCGGGGAGCAGCACTTCATTAGCCCGACGTTCGTGGAGCGTAAATCGACAGGACCAGTACCTCAGGTCAAGAAACTCCGCAGCCCGAAGCTGAGTCGGCCGGTACCCCAGGTGTCTTAG
- a CDS encoding beta-galactosidase: MKRFLNALPLLASFSFVPAPFLHAQAGKQGTAAQVPGSMNDVLYGAAYYHEYMPYERLDKDIALMKDAGITVVRMGESTWSLWEPQDGHFEYAWMDRVVDAMGKAGIKVIMGTPTYSIPTWMYREHPEVLARPLGGAQTFYGMRQNMDTDNPTFRFYAQRVIRNMVEHYKNNPAVIGWQIDNETASYGASNQDVFTGFVDHLKQKFGTTDALNKAWFLNYWGEDVNGWENMPPRDGTISTGYKLEWSRWEQMRVTDYLGWQAKLVREYRRPDQFITQDYGGAMRRNVNEHEVSKVVDIDAVNPYHGSQDHFDGQNQAMQGDYTRSLKHSNYLVTETNAQTTDWTSSYQYPPYDGQLRLDVYTHMSSGANMVEYWHWASIHSGQETYWKGVLSHDLEPNRAYAEVSKTAHELKKIGPHLVNLKKTNDVAILYSVDSANAIDFMPFGLAPGTQWQMGKPAADYTTVLHQLHTALYNANVGTDFVFPEDADFSRYKLIVIPPLYIADDALLTKISDYVKGGGHVLMSFKSGFANENSAVRWVRAPGPLREAAGFSYQEFSNLEKPLALKDDPFKVGDNNKVMYWAEFLKLEHAKALATYGHPFFGQWPAITRNQFGSGSLTYEGTVLDDKLQEKVVLDTLADAHLLDESEPLPAPVREKSGINGMGKTLHYFLNYSSDTQHMTYKRKTGMDLLTGRTIAANATVDLAPWDLIIVEEQ; this comes from the coding sequence ATGAAACGTTTTCTTAATGCACTCCCTCTGCTTGCCTCTTTCTCGTTCGTTCCGGCTCCGTTTCTCCATGCCCAGGCAGGGAAGCAAGGTACGGCGGCCCAGGTACCCGGATCCATGAACGACGTACTCTACGGGGCGGCGTACTACCACGAGTACATGCCCTACGAGCGGCTCGATAAAGACATCGCGCTGATGAAGGATGCGGGCATCACGGTGGTTCGCATGGGCGAGTCGACCTGGAGCCTGTGGGAGCCTCAGGATGGTCATTTCGAATATGCATGGATGGATCGCGTCGTCGATGCCATGGGGAAGGCCGGCATCAAGGTCATCATGGGGACGCCGACCTATTCCATCCCGACGTGGATGTATCGGGAGCACCCGGAGGTTCTGGCTCGACCGCTCGGCGGCGCGCAGACGTTCTACGGTATGCGCCAGAACATGGACACGGATAACCCGACGTTCCGCTTCTATGCGCAGCGCGTGATCCGCAACATGGTCGAGCATTACAAGAACAATCCGGCGGTAATTGGCTGGCAGATCGATAATGAGACGGCTTCGTATGGGGCGTCGAACCAGGACGTCTTCACCGGGTTCGTCGATCACCTGAAGCAGAAGTTTGGTACGACGGATGCGCTTAACAAGGCGTGGTTCCTGAACTACTGGGGCGAGGACGTGAACGGCTGGGAGAACATGCCGCCGCGCGACGGAACCATCAGCACCGGGTACAAACTGGAGTGGTCGCGCTGGGAGCAGATGCGCGTGACCGACTACCTCGGCTGGCAGGCGAAGCTTGTGCGCGAGTACCGCCGTCCCGACCAGTTCATTACGCAGGACTATGGCGGCGCGATGCGGCGGAACGTCAACGAGCACGAGGTCAGCAAGGTCGTCGACATCGATGCCGTCAATCCGTATCACGGCTCTCAGGATCACTTCGACGGACAGAATCAGGCGATGCAGGGTGACTATACGCGATCGCTCAAACACTCCAACTATCTCGTGACTGAGACGAATGCGCAGACGACCGACTGGACTTCTTCGTATCAGTATCCACCGTACGACGGGCAGCTTCGGCTCGATGTCTATACCCACATGTCGAGCGGGGCCAACATGGTCGAATACTGGCACTGGGCTTCCATCCACTCGGGCCAGGAGACTTACTGGAAGGGCGTGCTCTCGCACGATCTGGAACCGAACCGGGCCTACGCGGAAGTATCCAAGACTGCTCATGAGTTGAAGAAGATCGGACCCCATCTCGTCAATCTTAAGAAGACGAACGACGTGGCGATCCTCTACAGCGTTGACTCCGCGAACGCGATCGACTTTATGCCTTTCGGGCTTGCTCCTGGCACCCAATGGCAGATGGGTAAGCCAGCGGCGGATTACACGACAGTGCTTCACCAACTGCACACCGCCCTCTACAACGCCAACGTGGGCACCGACTTCGTCTTCCCGGAAGATGCCGACTTTTCGCGCTACAAGTTGATCGTGATTCCGCCGCTCTACATCGCGGATGATGCTCTCCTCACCAAGATCTCCGACTACGTCAAAGGCGGAGGACACGTCCTGATGAGCTTCAAGAGCGGCTTCGCCAACGAGAACTCGGCGGTCCGCTGGGTGCGTGCGCCCGGACCGCTCCGTGAGGCGGCAGGGTTCAGCTACCAGGAGTTTTCGAACCTTGAGAAACCGCTCGCGCTCAAAGACGACCCCTTCAAGGTTGGCGATAACAACAAAGTGATGTACTGGGCGGAGTTCCTGAAGCTCGAGCATGCGAAGGCGCTCGCCACCTATGGCCACCCGTTCTTTGGTCAGTGGCCGGCGATTACGCGGAACCAGTTCGGGTCTGGCTCACTCACCTACGAGGGAACTGTTCTTGATGACAAGCTGCAGGAGAAGGTGGTCCTCGATACCCTTGCGGATGCTCATCTTCTGGATGAGAGCGAACCGCTTCCCGCTCCTGTACGCGAGAAGAGCGGCATCAACGGCATGGGCAAGACTCTGCATTACTTCCTCAACTACTCGAGCGACACCCAGCACATGACGTACAAGAGGAAGACGGGCATGGATCTTCTGACCGGTAGGACCATCGCGGCGAACGCGACGGTCGATCTGGCTCCATGGGATCTGATCATTGTCGAAGAGCAGTAG
- a CDS encoding HAD-IA family hydrolase — protein sequence MNSRVAETKSGIEIEISVAGVLFDMDGVLVSSTLGDERCWTRWASHHGLSDTFDLRGTHGRRAVDTILEYLPNLTPEETARHLAQLEASSAEEQSGVVAYPGASALLASIPPGRWTIVTSASERTMRSRLSAVGITPPAQTVGADRISKGKPHPEGYLMGAALLGQRPEECLVIEDAPAGIRAGKTAGCRVLAVASSHSLDELQGADWIVASIDQIGLAVNTHTDALKLRFPVLKSKTESA from the coding sequence ATGAACTCGCGTGTGGCGGAGACCAAATCCGGGATCGAAATCGAGATATCCGTCGCGGGAGTACTGTTTGACATGGACGGGGTTCTCGTAAGCTCAACGCTCGGCGATGAGCGTTGCTGGACTCGCTGGGCGTCACATCATGGTCTGAGCGATACGTTCGATCTGCGCGGGACGCATGGGCGGCGAGCCGTCGATACCATTCTGGAATATCTCCCGAACCTCACCCCCGAAGAAACTGCGAGGCACCTCGCGCAACTCGAGGCGTCTTCCGCGGAAGAGCAGTCCGGAGTGGTCGCATATCCAGGGGCAAGCGCCTTGCTCGCCTCGATACCGCCGGGCCGTTGGACCATCGTCACCTCAGCGTCCGAGAGGACGATGCGCAGCCGCCTTTCGGCCGTTGGCATTACGCCTCCCGCGCAAACGGTGGGGGCGGACAGGATCAGCAAGGGCAAGCCGCATCCAGAGGGATACCTCATGGGAGCCGCGCTTCTCGGCCAACGGCCTGAGGAATGCCTTGTTATCGAGGATGCGCCCGCTGGGATTCGTGCCGGCAAGACGGCAGGATGCCGCGTTCTCGCCGTAGCTTCGTCCCACAGCCTGGACGAACTGCAGGGCGCGGATTGGATCGTCGCTTCGATCGATCAGATCGGACTTGCGGTGAATACCCACACGGACGCTCTGAAGCTGAGATTTCCGGTGCTGAAGAGCAAGACCGAGAGCGCTTAG
- a CDS encoding alpha-galactosidase: MHRQVCFSLLSAAFLSLPAFSQSAIRYDATAHVWQMSAGEMTYAVGVNDQHALQTIYWGPRLDPKAALPAPKSLPETASFDPPIATTPLEYAGWGGGLPTQPALKISFPDGNRSLILDYLDTKQTSGPDGEQLEITLRDRLAEVYVHLFYKVYPQGILARWSQIENRTKATITVEQAASATLNLPPSSHYEMKSLHGRWGAEWQVQTEPVQQGHTVLESRRGSTSHQTNPWFAIGRTGETTEADGPVWFGELGWSGSWQIDVEQTESHRVKITGGYNPFDFAYPLAQGQSLTTPIFYTGYTSKGNGEASRILHKFQREQILPGFPRPKLRPIIYNSWEATEFNVNEAGQLALAEKAASIGVERMVIDDGWFGQRATDHAGLGDWYVNQTKFPHGLKPVIDRVHQLGMDFGIWVEPEAVNPDSDLYRKHPDWAMNFPGRPRTEARTQLMLNLAREDVKQYVLGFLDKLVTENDIAFLKWDYNRNWSEPGWDAMPLAEQKEIYVRYTDNLYWVLTELRKKHPKLEIESCSGGGGRVDLGILKLTEEVWPSDNTDALDRLDIQNGFSQAYTPGVMVAWVTDVPNYLDKRVIPLQFRFLVAMGGALGIGSDVTKWTAEETALATRLVAFYKTIRPTVQEGSLYRLIAPEGSEQSAVEYVAKDGHQAILFAYLHSQHYGQPFQTLHAQGLDPAAMYQIKPLDPAKAPTLPAQMTGSELMGVGLQLRLGGDYDSTAVVLEKTSAK; this comes from the coding sequence GTGCATCGCCAGGTCTGCTTTTCCCTTCTCTCTGCCGCTTTTCTCTCCCTGCCCGCGTTCTCCCAGTCGGCCATTCGTTACGACGCCACGGCTCACGTCTGGCAGATGTCCGCCGGTGAGATGACCTATGCAGTCGGCGTCAACGACCAGCATGCTCTCCAGACGATCTACTGGGGACCGCGCCTCGATCCAAAGGCCGCTCTCCCGGCGCCAAAGTCGCTTCCAGAAACCGCGTCATTCGATCCTCCCATCGCGACGACCCCGCTCGAGTACGCTGGCTGGGGCGGCGGACTGCCGACGCAGCCGGCCCTCAAGATCAGCTTCCCCGACGGCAACCGCTCCCTCATCCTTGATTACCTGGATACGAAACAGACCTCCGGGCCAGACGGCGAGCAGTTGGAGATCACCCTCCGCGACCGTCTCGCCGAGGTCTACGTCCACCTCTTCTACAAGGTCTACCCGCAAGGAATCCTCGCCCGCTGGTCGCAGATCGAGAACCGCACCAAGGCCACGATCACCGTCGAACAGGCGGCCTCGGCAACCCTGAACCTCCCGCCCAGCAGCCACTATGAGATGAAATCACTGCACGGCCGCTGGGGGGCAGAGTGGCAGGTTCAAACTGAGCCAGTTCAGCAGGGGCACACCGTCCTCGAGAGCCGCCGCGGCAGCACGTCGCATCAGACGAACCCGTGGTTCGCCATCGGCCGCACCGGCGAAACAACCGAGGCTGATGGCCCCGTCTGGTTCGGCGAACTCGGCTGGAGCGGAAGCTGGCAGATCGACGTCGAGCAGACCGAAAGCCATCGCGTGAAGATCACCGGAGGCTACAACCCATTCGACTTCGCCTACCCCCTCGCCCAGGGCCAGTCCCTCACGACCCCGATCTTCTACACCGGATACACGAGCAAAGGCAACGGCGAGGCTTCGCGCATCCTGCACAAGTTCCAACGCGAACAGATCCTCCCTGGCTTCCCCAGGCCAAAGCTAAGGCCCATCATCTACAACTCCTGGGAGGCCACCGAGTTCAACGTGAACGAGGCCGGCCAGCTTGCGCTCGCTGAAAAAGCCGCAAGCATCGGTGTCGAGCGCATGGTCATCGATGACGGCTGGTTCGGCCAACGTGCCACCGATCACGCCGGTCTCGGCGACTGGTATGTCAACCAGACCAAGTTCCCGCACGGCCTCAAGCCCGTCATCGATCGCGTCCACCAGCTTGGCATGGACTTCGGCATCTGGGTCGAGCCTGAGGCGGTAAACCCGGACAGCGACCTCTACCGGAAGCATCCCGATTGGGCGATGAACTTCCCCGGCCGTCCGCGCACCGAGGCCCGTACCCAGCTCATGCTCAACCTCGCCCGCGAGGATGTGAAGCAGTACGTCCTTGGTTTTCTCGACAAGCTAGTCACCGAGAATGACATCGCCTTCCTCAAGTGGGACTACAACCGCAACTGGTCCGAGCCCGGCTGGGACGCCATGCCGCTGGCCGAGCAGAAGGAAATCTATGTCCGCTACACGGACAACCTCTACTGGGTCCTCACCGAGCTTCGCAAGAAGCACCCCAAGCTCGAGATTGAGTCCTGCTCAGGCGGCGGTGGACGCGTCGATCTCGGCATCCTCAAGCTCACCGAAGAGGTATGGCCGTCGGACAACACCGACGCGCTCGACCGCCTCGACATCCAGAACGGCTTCTCGCAGGCCTACACCCCCGGCGTGATGGTGGCCTGGGTTACCGACGTCCCCAACTATCTCGACAAACGCGTCATCCCGCTGCAGTTCCGCTTCCTCGTGGCGATGGGCGGAGCGCTCGGCATCGGCAGCGACGTCACCAAGTGGACGGCGGAAGAGACCGCCCTCGCAACCCGCCTCGTCGCGTTCTATAAGACCATTCGTCCAACCGTGCAGGAGGGTTCACTCTACCGTCTGATCGCGCCGGAAGGCAGCGAGCAATCCGCTGTCGAGTACGTCGCGAAGGACGGCCACCAGGCAATTCTTTTCGCCTATCTGCACTCGCAGCACTACGGCCAGCCCTTCCAGACGCTGCACGCGCAAGGACTCGACCCCGCCGCGATGTATCAGATCAAGCCGCTCGATCCAGCCAAGGCTCCCACACTTCCTGCCCAGATGACCGGCAGTGAGTTGATGGGAGTCGGCCTGCAACTGCGCCTCGGCGGCGACTACGACAGCACCGCCGTAGTCCTCGAAAAGACATCAGCGAAGTAA